CTACGACCACCTGCTCGACTACATGGAGGGCTCGGCGGCGGTCATCGGCACCATGATGCTGCCGATCCTGGGCAGCTCCGATCCGGCAGCGGCACGGGAGCCGGCGCGGCAGCTCGGCTTCGCCTTCCAACTCACCAACTTCATCCGGGATGTCGCCGAGGACCTCGACCGGGGCCGCACCTACCTGCCGGACGAGGACCTGGCGAAGTTCGGGGTCACCCGCGACGAACTGGCCGAGGCCCGCGCCCGGGGCCGCGGCACGTCCCGGATCCGCGAGCTGATCGAGTACGAGGTGACCCGTGCTCAGGCGCACTACGCCGCCGCGGCACCGGGCATCACCATGCTGGCGCCGGCCTCGCAGGCCTGCATGCGCACCGCGTACGCCCTCTACGGAGGCATCCTCGACGAGGTGGCCGCACAGAACTACGACGTCTTCGTCCGGCGGGCCGTGGTGCCGCAGCGGCGACGGATGACGGTGGCCGCACGGGCTCTGCTCACCTCGACCGGTACGCCGGTCACTCTCCCCGGGCCGACGATCCACCCGGCGGCCCGGTGACCGCGCGCACCGCGATCGTGCTCCTCACCCGCGACCTGCGGGTGCACGACCACCCGGCGC
The nucleotide sequence above comes from Micromonospora luteifusca. Encoded proteins:
- a CDS encoding phytoene/squalene synthase family protein, whose amino-acid sequence is METDLTAAYDRCRELHKRHGRTYYLATRLLPAWKRRHVHALYGFTRFADEIVDRTEDLPSAERAARLDDWAGQFMAGLHGAPVDDPLLPAVLHTIAVFDLDRDDFASFLKSMAMDLTVTAYPTYDHLLDYMEGSAAVIGTMMLPILGSSDPAAAREPARQLGFAFQLTNFIRDVAEDLDRGRTYLPDEDLAKFGVTRDELAEARARGRGTSRIRELIEYEVTRAQAHYAAAAPGITMLAPASQACMRTAYALYGGILDEVAAQNYDVFVRRAVVPQRRRMTVAARALLTSTGTPVTLPGPTIHPAAR